In bacterium, a single window of DNA contains:
- the hemN_1 gene encoding Oxygen-independent coproporphyrinogen III oxidase — protein sequence MSSAVTPDFATLLPLLEKLDTSGPRYTSYPTAPRFSEAFGWTDWEASLAANREMRTATDPLSLYTHLPFCLTRCHFCGCNTIITEDKGLVAPYLEALLKEIELMAARVETERPVAQFHLGGGTPNYLTPPQLSELMSAFQSHYRFAPGAELAVELDPRTVTASHLDMLHAAGFNRYSLGVQDFDPTVQEVINRHQSREQTEWTIQSLRERGQEAINLDLIYGLPQQTIGTFADTLQTVLHLRPSRIALYSYAHVPWKSPAQRRFGELPRLEGPAKFELFLHAWEALRSAGYVAIGFDHFALPEDELVLAQQEQSLHRNFMGYTTQRGTDVLAHGVSAISDLGTTYAQNVKKLPDYYHAIEQGALPVHRGYRLTREDELRRELILDLTCNFVLDIPAFELRWGIDFAGHFAPELADLQPLIADGLLTLAPGRLEVTPIGRFFVRNICMVFDAYLPRQGRERQFSRTL from the coding sequence ATGAGCAGTGCTGTCACCCCGGACTTCGCCACCCTGCTGCCGCTGCTGGAGAAGCTCGACACCAGCGGCCCCCGGTACACGTCGTACCCCACAGCACCCCGCTTTTCGGAAGCCTTCGGCTGGACAGACTGGGAAGCATCGCTGGCGGCGAACCGCGAGATGCGCACGGCGACCGACCCGCTCTCGCTCTACACGCATCTGCCCTTCTGCCTGACCCGCTGTCACTTTTGCGGCTGTAACACCATCATCACCGAGGACAAGGGACTGGTCGCGCCGTATCTAGAAGCGCTGCTGAAAGAAATCGAACTGATGGCTGCACGGGTGGAGACTGAGCGTCCAGTGGCACAGTTTCATCTGGGAGGTGGGACACCGAATTACCTGACACCGCCGCAGCTATCTGAGCTGATGTCCGCGTTCCAGTCGCACTATCGCTTTGCTCCGGGAGCAGAACTGGCGGTGGAACTCGACCCCCGGACCGTCACCGCGAGTCACCTCGACATGTTGCACGCAGCAGGGTTCAACCGGTACTCGCTGGGCGTGCAGGATTTTGATCCGACAGTGCAGGAAGTGATCAACCGGCACCAGTCCCGGGAACAGACCGAATGGACCATCCAGTCTCTGAGAGAGCGGGGGCAGGAGGCGATCAATCTGGATCTGATCTACGGCCTCCCGCAGCAGACGATCGGGACGTTTGCCGACACACTCCAGACCGTGCTGCACCTGCGACCGAGTCGTATTGCGCTCTACAGCTATGCCCATGTCCCCTGGAAGAGTCCGGCGCAGCGACGCTTCGGCGAACTGCCGCGGCTGGAAGGGCCCGCCAAATTCGAGCTCTTTCTTCACGCCTGGGAAGCCCTGCGGTCCGCGGGGTATGTCGCCATCGGATTCGACCATTTTGCCCTGCCAGAGGATGAACTGGTCCTGGCGCAGCAGGAGCAGAGCCTGCACCGCAACTTCATGGGCTATACCACCCAGCGGGGGACCGATGTGCTGGCGCATGGGGTGTCCGCTATCAGCGACCTGGGAACCACCTACGCGCAAAACGTCAAGAAGCTTCCGGACTACTACCACGCGATCGAGCAGGGTGCCTTGCCGGTCCATCGGGGGTATCGACTCACCCGGGAAGATGAACTGCGCCGGGAACTGATCCTCGATCTGACCTGCAACTTTGTCCTGGACATCCCCGCGTTTGAATTGCGGTGGGGCATCGATTTCGCCGGGCATTTCGCGCCGGAGCTCGCGGACCTGCAGCCGCTCATCGCGGATGGATTGCTGACACTGGCACCCGGGAGACTGGAAGTGACGCCCATCGGACGCTTCTTCGTTCGCAACATCTGCATGGTCTTCGATGCGTATCTGCCACGACAGGGGCGGGAGCGTCAGTTCTCCCGGACGTTGTGA
- the hemE gene encoding Uroporphyrinogen decarboxylase, translating into MNKRERLLAAARCQPVDRPPVWLMRQAGRYLPEYRALRAEHEFLTCCKTPVLCRDISVQPLDRLDVDAVIIFQDILTPLEPLGIELRIGDGGPRILNPVRTSADLAALASVDLATAMGFVGEAHQAIRTRIGEEVGLIGFCGAPFTLATYLVEGEGGKEHRTLRRMRHQEPALFRALLQRLAEAMVPYLAMQAEAGANVLMLFDTWAGELPPADFRAFVVPVMQEMIQELRGRTGAPLVYFPRGIGGYWAETLPVGADVYGIDYGQDLAALRLSLGPAPALQGNLDPALLYGPAEEIQRAVQDLHEGMGGAPGHIFNLGHGILRDTPVEGAQAFVQAVQQLRTSAPAGVQRA; encoded by the coding sequence ATGAACAAACGCGAACGACTCCTGGCGGCCGCCAGATGTCAACCGGTGGACCGGCCGCCGGTCTGGCTCATGCGTCAGGCGGGACGCTACCTCCCCGAGTATCGCGCCCTCCGGGCGGAGCACGAATTCCTCACCTGCTGCAAGACGCCGGTCCTGTGCCGCGACATCTCTGTACAGCCCCTGGACCGCCTCGATGTCGATGCGGTCATCATCTTCCAGGACATCCTCACGCCACTGGAGCCGCTGGGCATCGAGTTGCGAATTGGCGATGGTGGCCCGCGCATTCTGAATCCTGTGAGAACCAGTGCAGACCTGGCGGCACTGGCATCGGTGGATCTGGCGACTGCGATGGGATTTGTGGGCGAGGCGCATCAGGCGATCCGTACCCGGATCGGCGAGGAGGTCGGGCTCATCGGATTCTGCGGCGCGCCGTTCACGCTCGCGACATACCTCGTGGAGGGCGAGGGGGGGAAAGAACACCGTACATTGCGTCGGATGCGCCACCAGGAGCCGGCGTTGTTCCGGGCCCTGTTGCAGCGTCTTGCTGAGGCGATGGTGCCGTACCTGGCGATGCAGGCGGAGGCTGGGGCGAATGTCCTGATGCTCTTCGACACCTGGGCCGGGGAGCTACCGCCGGCAGACTTCCGCGCGTTTGTTGTCCCGGTCATGCAGGAGATGATCCAGGAACTTCGGGGACGCACCGGGGCTCCGTTGGTCTATTTCCCGCGCGGCATCGGGGGGTACTGGGCCGAGACACTGCCAGTGGGGGCTGATGTGTATGGCATCGACTACGGTCAGGACCTCGCAGCGCTCCGACTGAGCCTCGGGCCTGCGCCAGCGCTGCAGGGAAACCTGGATCCTGCCCTGCTTTATGGACCCGCTGAGGAAATTCAGCGCGCCGTGCAGGACCTCCATGAAGGGATGGGTGGCGCGCCGGGACACATCTTCAATCTTGGGCATGGGATTCTGCGCGACACCCCAGTTGAAGGAGCGCAGGCGTTCGTGCAGGCCGTGCAACAACTCCGGACCAGTGCGCCGGCAGGGGTGCAACGCGCATGA
- the mprA gene encoding Response regulator MprA: protein MSAGRITLVEDEFLIGQLINANLTGEGYRLEWLRSGEGAVEQIAVAAPDLVILDVMLPGEDGFSIARSLRAVGNRVPILMLTAKDDLSSKEAGFSAGVDDYLTKPFALQELKLRVARLIERSRQPAYAPHGGVYQFGPYSVDLRSQEAIGNSGRQTLGRKEFEIMRLFIERRGEVIDRAELIERVWGPEAMPTERTVDNFIVKLRKEFEPDRSQPQYIISVYGRGYRFEG, encoded by the coding sequence ATGAGCGCAGGACGCATCACGCTTGTAGAGGATGAGTTCCTCATCGGCCAGCTGATCAACGCCAATCTCACTGGCGAGGGCTACCGGCTGGAATGGCTCAGGTCAGGAGAGGGGGCCGTGGAGCAGATTGCTGTCGCAGCGCCGGACCTGGTGATCCTGGATGTCATGCTCCCCGGTGAAGACGGATTCTCGATTGCCAGGAGTTTGCGGGCGGTGGGGAATCGGGTGCCGATTCTGATGCTGACCGCCAAGGATGATCTTTCCAGCAAAGAAGCCGGCTTTTCCGCCGGGGTCGATGACTACCTGACGAAGCCCTTCGCGCTGCAGGAACTCAAGCTGCGGGTTGCCCGGCTGATCGAGCGCTCCCGGCAGCCGGCCTATGCGCCGCATGGCGGGGTCTACCAGTTCGGTCCATACTCGGTTGATTTGCGCTCCCAAGAAGCAATCGGTAACAGCGGACGTCAGACCCTCGGACGCAAGGAATTCGAGATCATGCGGCTCTTTATTGAGCGGCGGGGCGAGGTTATCGATCGGGCGGAACTGATCGAGCGGGTCTGGGGTCCGGAGGCCATGCCCACGGAACGGACTGTGGATAACTTCATTGTCAAACTCCGTAAGGAATTCGAACCGGACCGGAGTCAGCCGCAATACATCATCAGCGTCTATGGGCGGGGCTACCGGTTCGAGGGATAG
- the sasA_2 gene encoding Adaptive-response sensory-kinase SasA: MRTAWRQPALLFFLLSSLMLAILVVWWGVFFLRRVNDLEQGAIHAAQVEALEWALAADPGPLPPGLERIPKAEASASEHAFQVILPGSPHEVVVLSPSAETAIHASYERRRVMILGEGSLLLALVIISLGAVAASQSKALRLNWEMTNFLQAATHELKSPLASLRLLLETLKDQPAALGDPAPMLEAGLVQIQRLERLIANMLQTSALDARRLRLHLEPLELGREVRIWAKAREADVTAREGSLTLDCPNPIVARFDRGALQLVLDNLLDNALKYSPGVPVISVELRGEEAEAVLSLSDQGIGLQAADVPRVFDRFWRAGDELTRTSEGTGLGLYLVRKLVTMAGGRVQAASPGPQQGTTITLRLPRGTFDDLVPTRDLIPAG, translated from the coding sequence ATGCGCACCGCCTGGCGTCAACCGGCTCTCCTCTTTTTCCTGCTGTCCAGCCTGATGCTGGCCATCCTGGTGGTGTGGTGGGGCGTGTTCTTCCTGCGGCGGGTCAACGATTTGGAGCAGGGCGCCATTCATGCAGCCCAGGTCGAAGCGCTGGAGTGGGCGCTGGCGGCGGACCCCGGACCGCTCCCCCCAGGGCTGGAGCGGATCCCGAAGGCTGAGGCGTCAGCCAGTGAGCACGCGTTTCAGGTCATCCTTCCCGGAAGCCCCCATGAGGTGGTGGTGCTCTCCCCCTCGGCGGAAACGGCGATTCATGCGTCGTACGAGCGACGCCGGGTCATGATCCTGGGAGAGGGGTCGCTGCTGCTGGCGCTGGTCATCATTTCGCTGGGTGCCGTGGCGGCGAGTCAGAGCAAGGCTCTACGGCTGAACTGGGAGATGACCAATTTCCTGCAGGCCGCGACCCATGAACTGAAGTCCCCGCTCGCTTCGCTGCGCCTGCTACTGGAGACGCTGAAGGACCAACCTGCCGCGCTGGGGGATCCGGCCCCGATGCTGGAAGCGGGACTGGTGCAGATTCAGCGACTGGAGCGGCTCATCGCCAACATGCTGCAGACCAGCGCCCTCGATGCCCGGCGTCTCAGGCTCCATCTGGAGCCGCTGGAGCTTGGGCGGGAAGTCCGGATCTGGGCCAAGGCCCGGGAGGCGGATGTGACCGCCCGGGAAGGGAGTCTGACGTTGGACTGCCCCAATCCCATTGTGGCCCGGTTTGATCGGGGGGCCCTGCAACTGGTGCTCGACAATCTGCTCGACAACGCGCTGAAGTATTCGCCCGGTGTGCCAGTGATCAGCGTGGAGCTACGCGGTGAGGAAGCCGAAGCCGTGCTCAGTCTGTCGGACCAGGGGATTGGGCTTCAGGCTGCGGATGTCCCGCGAGTGTTCGATCGCTTCTGGCGGGCCGGGGATGAGCTGACCCGCACCAGCGAAGGGACCGGGCTGGGACTCTATCTGGTCCGGAAGCTGGTGACGATGGCGGGGGGCAGGGTGCAGGCTGCCTCCCCCGGACCCCAGCAGGGGACTACCATCACCCTCCGGCTCCCGCGAGGGACGTTCGATGATCTGGTCCCGACCAGGGATCTCATTCCAGCGGGGTAG
- the hemL gene encoding Glutamate-1-semialdehyde 2,1-aminomutase, which produces MSQSTVISQSAALFERAQQVIPGGVHSPVRAFRHVGGTPLFMTRGAGAQIWDADGNAYTDYCHSWGPLILGHAHPAVVSAVQEAAAKGLSFGTPTPADVELAELIVSAFPGFEQVRFVSSGTEAVMTAIRLARGATGRPKVLKFAGCYHGHVDHLLVQAGSGVVTQGLPGSAGVPEGFAAETLVAPLNDIPALEAVFASFGSELAAAIIEPLPANNGLILLDDTFTGTLQRLCAEHGALLILDEVISGFRYGWGGLTNCIGADLVTLGKIIGGGMPVGAVVGRREVMEHLAPLGPVYQAGTLSGNPVAMAAGLATLRVLQTEGIYDQLESLGAALEAGVDTSWPWTFFRLGSVFWGYGVPQVSIRQAADISAEAMPAYAALHRHLLESGIYWAPSGYEVGFLSTAHTPADVERLLNVLHDFFARA; this is translated from the coding sequence ATGTCGCAGTCGACCGTGATCAGCCAGTCCGCAGCACTCTTTGAGCGTGCGCAACAGGTAATCCCTGGCGGCGTGCATTCGCCGGTCCGGGCGTTTCGCCATGTGGGAGGGACGCCGCTCTTCATGACCCGGGGGGCAGGCGCGCAGATCTGGGACGCGGATGGCAATGCGTACACCGATTACTGCCACTCCTGGGGTCCGCTGATCCTTGGTCACGCGCATCCGGCAGTCGTCAGCGCTGTGCAGGAAGCTGCGGCGAAGGGACTCTCTTTCGGTACGCCGACCCCTGCTGATGTCGAACTGGCGGAACTGATTGTCAGTGCGTTTCCTGGATTCGAGCAGGTCCGGTTTGTTTCCAGTGGGACCGAAGCAGTGATGACCGCCATTCGTCTGGCCCGGGGGGCAACCGGACGGCCGAAAGTCCTGAAGTTTGCCGGGTGCTACCACGGCCACGTTGATCATCTGCTGGTACAGGCTGGCAGCGGGGTGGTGACCCAGGGACTCCCCGGCTCCGCTGGAGTCCCCGAAGGATTCGCCGCAGAGACCCTGGTCGCGCCGCTGAATGACATCCCGGCCCTGGAAGCGGTCTTTGCGTCCTTTGGTAGCGAACTGGCAGCCGCTATCATCGAACCCTTGCCGGCGAATAACGGGCTGATCCTGCTGGATGACACCTTCACCGGAACGTTGCAGCGCCTCTGTGCTGAGCATGGCGCACTGTTGATCCTCGACGAAGTGATCTCGGGCTTCCGCTATGGCTGGGGCGGACTCACCAACTGCATCGGAGCCGATCTGGTGACCCTCGGGAAAATCATCGGCGGCGGGATGCCGGTAGGGGCGGTGGTGGGTCGGCGCGAGGTGATGGAGCATCTGGCCCCTCTGGGGCCGGTCTATCAGGCTGGGACCCTGAGTGGGAATCCGGTCGCGATGGCTGCCGGACTGGCGACGCTCCGGGTGCTGCAAACCGAGGGGATCTACGATCAGTTGGAGTCGCTGGGGGCTGCCCTTGAAGCGGGCGTGGACACGTCATGGCCCTGGACTTTCTTCCGGCTGGGGTCGGTCTTTTGGGGCTATGGGGTCCCCCAAGTGAGCATCCGTCAGGCCGCTGACATCTCCGCCGAAGCGATGCCGGCGTATGCCGCCTTGCATCGCCACCTGCTGGAGTCTGGTATCTATTGGGCCCCGAGCGGGTATGAGGTCGGGTTCCTCTCGACCGCCCACACACCAGCAGATGTGGAGCGATTGCTGAACGTCCTGCACGACTTTTTCGCGAGGGCATAG
- the hemB gene encoding Delta-aminolevulinic acid dehydratase: protein MDSPDEPLFVPAGMFRPRRLRENPLMRELVAETRLHRSQLVMPHFVVEGPAAAGPIQALPGLSRVTIPGLVEQCAADLALGIRSVLLFGLPAGKDESGDIAADPGGIVPQAVRALKQEFGADLLVMTDVCQCAYLTHGHCGFPDAATGRIQNDVSAMQLARVALTHAEAGADVVAPSDMMDGRVGAIRLLLDSAGLSHVPIMSYAVKFASAYYGPFREAAGSAPGFGDRRSYQLDPRNGRQGRLEAALDESEGADILMVKPALAYLDVIADVRSRTDLPVAAYNVSGEYAMVHLMAQAGLGEVVSLALENLTGMVRAGAGILITYHARELLQAQVL, encoded by the coding sequence ATGGACTCACCAGACGAGCCTCTGTTTGTGCCGGCGGGGATGTTTCGTCCGCGACGCCTGCGCGAAAATCCTCTCATGCGGGAACTGGTCGCGGAGACCCGACTGCATCGTTCGCAGCTGGTGATGCCGCACTTTGTCGTGGAAGGCCCAGCGGCGGCTGGCCCAATTCAGGCATTGCCGGGGCTGAGTCGTGTGACTATTCCGGGTCTGGTAGAGCAGTGTGCTGCGGACCTCGCGTTGGGAATACGTTCGGTCCTGCTCTTCGGGCTTCCGGCCGGTAAAGATGAAAGCGGCGACATCGCGGCAGACCCCGGAGGCATCGTGCCTCAGGCGGTCCGGGCGCTAAAGCAGGAATTCGGAGCGGACCTGCTGGTGATGACCGATGTCTGCCAGTGCGCGTATCTGACCCACGGGCATTGCGGCTTTCCGGATGCGGCGACTGGCCGGATTCAGAATGATGTGTCCGCGATGCAGCTGGCGCGGGTCGCGCTGACACATGCCGAAGCCGGAGCGGATGTCGTCGCCCCCTCAGACATGATGGATGGCCGGGTGGGGGCGATACGTCTGCTGCTCGATAGCGCAGGGCTGAGCCATGTTCCGATCATGAGCTACGCCGTCAAGTTCGCGAGCGCGTACTACGGTCCCTTCCGGGAAGCGGCGGGCTCGGCTCCCGGTTTCGGGGATCGGCGCAGTTACCAGCTTGATCCACGCAACGGACGGCAGGGGCGTCTGGAAGCTGCCCTTGATGAATCCGAGGGGGCGGACATCCTCATGGTGAAGCCAGCGCTGGCTTACCTCGATGTCATTGCGGACGTGCGCTCCCGGACTGACCTCCCGGTGGCGGCGTACAACGTCTCTGGCGAATACGCCATGGTGCATCTGATGGCGCAGGCGGGCCTCGGCGAAGTGGTGTCGCTCGCGCTGGAGAATCTGACCGGGATGGTCCGTGCCGGTGCCGGTATCCTCATCACCTATCACGCCCGGGAACTGCTCCAGGCTCAGGTCCTCTAG
- the hemC gene encoding Porphobilinogen deaminase, with translation MMRLGTRASALARWQAERVQSRLEVPAELVLISTTGDEQQEIPLTETAGVGFFTKELEQALLTDQVDLAVHSLKDLPTRLAPGLALAAVPERAAVADVLLIHPDAADPDQPLGLAPGTVVGTSSNRRQFQLLALQRDLAFTVMRGNIPTRIAKVQAGTVGALVVAQAALDRLGEQIDLGSLVRRDLTLQEMLPAPGQGALGIECRDNDTTTQGHLQSIHDPLLGVQVGIERELLHQLGGGCNAPLGALVTRLSDGSDQLEAIYFTPSGSHHIRTRVVGSDAAYLLRSALHDLSPLNDGLPAEGPLSGLTVLNTRPRGRGQQLTRALLIAGASVWVQPAILTITRTLDTEEQAAIASSGDYDLALFTSPAAVEHLCDAAGWGMHLAGPRPAVVVTMGQATTESVEEAGWKVAGHPRRGNTDSLLDFLDDRELLNPGCRVLYIRADEGRDDLPEALMEEGMEVDLVRPYRTLSVAHPPLPDFPKVDVITFSSPSTVESFLAVNPWRPGWTALAIGPTTRDACEDRELKPIVMADDPTPSGLVKALTKFMEYAR, from the coding sequence ATGATGCGTCTCGGAACACGGGCCAGCGCCCTCGCGCGCTGGCAGGCGGAGCGGGTGCAGTCCCGACTGGAAGTCCCTGCGGAACTGGTCCTGATCTCCACGACCGGCGATGAACAGCAGGAAATCCCCCTGACTGAAACGGCAGGGGTCGGTTTTTTTACCAAGGAACTCGAACAGGCGTTGCTGACCGATCAGGTGGACCTGGCGGTGCATTCCCTCAAGGATCTCCCGACCCGCCTCGCGCCAGGGCTCGCGCTCGCCGCGGTGCCGGAGCGGGCCGCGGTCGCCGATGTGCTGCTGATTCATCCTGACGCCGCCGATCCGGACCAGCCTCTTGGGCTGGCCCCCGGGACGGTGGTCGGTACCTCTTCCAATCGACGGCAGTTTCAGTTGCTGGCCCTCCAGCGGGACCTGGCCTTTACGGTGATGCGGGGGAACATCCCGACCCGCATCGCGAAAGTCCAGGCGGGAACGGTCGGTGCGCTGGTGGTGGCACAGGCGGCCCTCGACCGACTGGGAGAGCAGATTGATCTGGGATCACTGGTGCGTCGCGATCTCACCCTGCAGGAAATGCTGCCGGCTCCGGGACAGGGAGCGCTTGGCATCGAGTGCCGGGACAATGACACCACGACGCAGGGGCACTTACAGTCGATCCATGATCCCCTGCTCGGGGTGCAGGTCGGCATCGAGCGCGAATTGCTGCACCAGCTGGGGGGAGGCTGCAACGCGCCACTAGGAGCGCTGGTAACCCGCTTATCCGATGGCAGCGACCAGCTGGAAGCGATTTACTTCACGCCCAGTGGCAGTCATCACATCCGGACCCGGGTGGTCGGCTCCGATGCGGCGTATCTGTTGCGCTCTGCCCTGCACGACCTCTCACCCCTGAATGATGGCCTGCCGGCAGAAGGTCCGTTGTCGGGGCTCACCGTGCTGAACACTCGTCCGCGAGGACGGGGGCAGCAGCTCACCCGTGCGTTGCTCATCGCTGGAGCTTCCGTATGGGTCCAGCCCGCCATCCTGACGATCACACGGACGCTTGACACAGAAGAGCAGGCCGCGATTGCCTCCTCCGGGGACTATGACCTCGCCCTCTTTACGTCGCCCGCAGCAGTCGAGCATCTCTGTGATGCGGCAGGCTGGGGGATGCACCTGGCCGGACCGCGTCCGGCGGTGGTCGTCACGATGGGGCAGGCGACGACCGAGAGTGTGGAAGAAGCGGGCTGGAAAGTGGCGGGACATCCGCGACGGGGGAATACCGACAGCCTGCTGGACTTTCTGGATGATCGGGAACTGTTGAATCCCGGTTGCCGGGTGCTGTATATCCGGGCTGATGAAGGACGGGACGATCTGCCGGAAGCCCTGATGGAAGAGGGGATGGAGGTGGATCTCGTCCGGCCGTACCGAACGCTGTCGGTCGCGCATCCTCCCCTGCCCGACTTTCCGAAAGTGGATGTCATTACATTCAGCAGCCCCAGCACAGTCGAGAGCTTTCTGGCAGTGAATCCCTGGCGTCCGGGGTGGACGGCCCTGGCTATTGGTCCGACGACCCGCGATGCCTGCGAGGATCGGGAACTGAAGCCGATCGTGATGGCTGATGATCCGACCCCGTCGGGGCTGGTGAAGGCCCTCACCAAGTTCATGGAGTACGCCCGCTAA
- the hemA_2 gene encoding Glutamyl-tRNA reductase — protein sequence MSDIWGPHDFYSSPGMRHNAPAPTLPVAMLGITHREAAVRIRERLVLREEAWETLCDRLRAEGLITGAVYLGTCNRTEFYVSGPQATLALQQIQDLLLGALSPADADGLEWSVREGTEALHHLFRVASSLDSLVLGDTEILAQVRTAYEKARQSQSTDKVLNQVFQQALSVGKGVRTHTSIQQRAASVASLVAQELRRVSGKGTIVVLGAGEIAQAVLRALKKAGPSVVVLNRSESSLSKLASDHQFTGGRLMDFIEHMHGAVALVSCLAVDRPLIDAAALAAATWGRLQPLQVYDLGVPRNIDPLARTLPGVLLHDMDDLQATVDANKAGRAAAAAEAEEYVRARLDDFLMRWVLAPVAPVLESLRGRKTLPPADLEAQLAPYLADLPPGALALLARQLGPALQQLPEPMRATLLADA from the coding sequence ATGAGTGACATTTGGGGACCTCATGATTTTTACTCTTCCCCCGGAATGAGGCACAACGCGCCTGCTCCGACACTCCCTGTCGCGATGCTGGGCATTACCCATCGTGAAGCGGCGGTACGGATCCGCGAACGACTGGTCCTCCGGGAGGAGGCGTGGGAGACGTTATGTGATCGACTCCGGGCCGAAGGGCTGATCACTGGCGCGGTCTATCTGGGGACCTGTAACCGGACCGAGTTCTATGTCTCCGGCCCCCAGGCGACTCTTGCGCTGCAGCAGATTCAGGACTTACTGCTGGGAGCATTGAGCCCTGCCGATGCGGATGGCCTGGAATGGAGTGTGCGGGAGGGGACCGAGGCCTTGCACCACCTGTTCAGGGTGGCATCGTCGCTGGACAGTCTGGTCCTGGGCGACACCGAAATTCTGGCGCAGGTCCGGACCGCTTACGAAAAGGCGCGCCAGTCGCAGTCCACTGACAAAGTGTTGAATCAGGTGTTTCAGCAGGCCCTGAGTGTTGGCAAAGGGGTGCGGACCCACACGAGCATCCAGCAGCGGGCGGCGTCAGTCGCTTCGCTGGTCGCACAGGAACTGCGACGAGTCTCCGGGAAGGGAACCATCGTGGTGCTGGGGGCGGGGGAAATCGCCCAGGCGGTCCTGCGCGCACTGAAGAAGGCCGGCCCCTCGGTGGTGGTCCTGAACCGGAGCGAGTCGTCGCTGTCGAAACTCGCGTCCGATCATCAGTTCACCGGCGGACGTCTGATGGACTTCATCGAGCATATGCACGGAGCGGTCGCGTTGGTGAGTTGTCTGGCGGTGGACCGTCCGCTGATCGATGCCGCTGCATTGGCCGCCGCGACCTGGGGACGACTTCAACCGCTGCAGGTCTATGACCTCGGCGTCCCCCGTAACATCGACCCCCTGGCCCGGACGCTGCCTGGGGTTCTGTTGCATGATATGGACGATCTGCAGGCGACAGTCGATGCCAACAAGGCAGGACGGGCGGCGGCAGCAGCGGAAGCAGAGGAGTACGTGCGGGCGCGGCTCGACGACTTCCTGATGCGCTGGGTGCTCGCGCCAGTCGCGCCGGTGCTGGAGAGTCTGCGGGGGCGTAAAACACTGCCACCCGCCGACCTGGAAGCACAGTTGGCACCATATCTCGCCGACCTGCCACCTGGAGCGCTGGCATTGCTGGCGCGTCAGTTGGGTCCGGCCCTGCAGCAGCTTCCTGAACCCATGCGCGCCACGCTGCTGGCGGATGCCTGA
- a CDS encoding Homogentisate phytyltransferase produces MATEATIPDPASAPAPGATLQDYLDLARPFTLLGPFVGILCGALMAWGWSRSLGQEPASLVLIKGLLLALAGGLMNAGSNAINQIYDLDIDRINKPGRPLPAGRLSMQTAWLFTWVFYAQAWAVALWVGPGPLAVVAVATFLSIFYSAPPFRFKNNGIVANIAMAIPRGILLPVAGWLAIRPEPVLQPEPWLVGVVMFLFVVGAATTKDYADMEGDAAYGARTLPVLLGVERSALLIAPCFVLPYLVIAVLALGGYLPMTTLPLSLLALWGAYIVWLILRDPSALSRGENHPSWKHMYLLLMASYVGFAIAFLRLPASQ; encoded by the coding sequence ATGGCAACAGAGGCCACGATCCCGGACCCCGCATCAGCACCCGCGCCGGGTGCCACGCTCCAGGACTATCTCGACCTGGCGCGTCCATTCACGCTGCTCGGGCCGTTTGTGGGGATCCTGTGCGGCGCGCTCATGGCCTGGGGCTGGAGTCGCTCGCTGGGGCAGGAGCCGGCCTCGTTGGTGCTGATCAAGGGCCTGCTGCTGGCCCTGGCGGGCGGGCTGATGAATGCCGGCAGCAACGCCATCAACCAGATCTACGATCTTGACATCGACCGGATCAACAAGCCGGGTCGCCCGCTCCCTGCGGGACGTCTGTCGATGCAGACCGCGTGGTTGTTTACCTGGGTGTTCTACGCCCAGGCCTGGGCAGTTGCGCTCTGGGTCGGGCCAGGACCATTGGCGGTCGTGGCGGTAGCGACGTTCCTGTCGATTTTCTACAGCGCACCCCCGTTCCGCTTTAAGAACAATGGCATCGTGGCCAACATCGCGATGGCCATCCCGCGGGGGATTCTGCTGCCGGTCGCGGGCTGGCTGGCGATTCGTCCGGAGCCGGTGCTGCAGCCGGAGCCCTGGTTAGTTGGCGTGGTGATGTTCCTCTTCGTAGTGGGGGCGGCGACGACCAAAGACTATGCCGACATGGAAGGGGACGCCGCATACGGTGCCCGGACCCTGCCAGTGCTGCTGGGGGTCGAGCGGAGCGCCCTGCTGATCGCACCCTGCTTTGTCCTGCCCTACCTGGTGATCGCGGTGCTGGCACTCGGGGGGTACCTCCCGATGACCACGCTGCCTCTGTCGCTGCTGGCTCTCTGGGGGGCATACATCGTCTGGCTCATTCTCCGGGACCCCTCCGCGCTTTCGAGGGGAGAGAATCATCCCAGCTGGAAGCACATGTACCTGCTCCTGATGGCGAGCTATGTCGGCTTTGCCATCGCCTTTTTACGCTTGCCAGCGAGCCAGTAG